In Candidatus Rokuibacteriota bacterium, one DNA window encodes the following:
- a CDS encoding thiamine pyrophosphate-binding protein, with the protein MATYRGADLIVDYLIREGVPYAVGVCGHGNIGLLDALYRRQSEIKTISVHHEPAAGHIADVYYRVARTPLATFTSCGPGSANLPMAVACASLDSSAIFVITGNVPTQQFNRGAFQETYRHYQAEFPNVLRPYVKRAYQATRVDMLPVALRDAFREMLTGRPGPVNLDVPLNVFVEEADVEAPDPGAWRAGLRSAAAGNPEAVAEALDLLLHAARPLIVAGNGVVAADGAAELRRLAERLQIPVATTPLAKGVFDERHPLALGALGRNGTYTANQAGRSCDVLLALGTRFDDRASSAWLPGVSYRIPPTRLIHVDLDPEELGRNFPATVGILGDARQVLRQMSALLESRGGRRAAAPEWHAEIAGWKRLWEEARKPHHASDAVPIRPERLVADLRRVLADETIVLADVGVHHNWLVQELECRRPGTLLQSWGFGGMGFAVCGVLGAKLAAPERPAVCVAGDGGFLMAPHILATAVEYNIPAVWVIWNNYGYVSIRDLQLGFFGGREIATTFALEATGELCSPDFVMLARAFGAEGVRVEKPGDFAPALEAALAAGKPAVLDVRVDREVRPRATGGWELPPLPPAMPAFHPEAG; encoded by the coding sequence GTACCGACGCCAGAGCGAAATCAAGACGATTTCTGTCCATCACGAGCCGGCAGCGGGCCATATCGCGGACGTGTACTACCGGGTGGCCAGGACGCCGCTGGCGACGTTCACGTCATGCGGTCCGGGATCGGCGAATCTGCCCATGGCGGTGGCCTGCGCCTCGCTCGATTCCTCGGCGATCTTCGTCATCACCGGCAATGTCCCGACCCAGCAGTTCAACCGCGGGGCCTTCCAGGAAACCTACCGCCACTACCAGGCGGAGTTCCCCAACGTGCTGCGGCCCTACGTCAAGCGCGCCTACCAGGCCACGCGCGTGGATATGCTCCCGGTCGCCCTCCGCGACGCCTTCCGCGAGATGCTCACCGGCCGGCCGGGCCCGGTGAACCTCGACGTGCCGTTGAACGTGTTCGTTGAAGAAGCCGACGTGGAGGCGCCCGATCCGGGCGCCTGGCGGGCGGGCCTGCGCAGCGCTGCTGCCGGGAATCCCGAGGCGGTGGCGGAGGCGCTGGACCTCCTGCTTCACGCCGCCCGGCCGCTCATCGTCGCGGGCAACGGCGTCGTCGCCGCCGACGGGGCGGCGGAGCTTCGGCGGCTGGCGGAGCGACTTCAGATCCCGGTGGCCACAACGCCCCTGGCGAAGGGCGTGTTCGACGAGCGGCACCCGTTGGCCCTCGGCGCCCTCGGGCGGAACGGGACCTACACCGCGAACCAGGCAGGCCGCTCGTGCGATGTGCTGCTGGCCCTGGGCACCCGGTTCGACGATCGGGCGAGCAGCGCGTGGCTTCCGGGCGTCTCGTACCGGATCCCGCCGACTCGGCTGATCCACGTGGACCTGGATCCGGAGGAGCTGGGGCGGAACTTCCCCGCGACGGTCGGCATCCTGGGCGACGCTCGCCAGGTGCTGCGCCAGATGTCAGCCCTCCTCGAGAGCCGGGGTGGCCGGCGCGCTGCGGCGCCCGAGTGGCATGCCGAGATCGCCGGATGGAAGCGGCTGTGGGAGGAGGCTCGGAAGCCCCACCATGCGTCGGACGCGGTGCCGATCCGACCCGAGCGGCTCGTCGCCGACCTGCGCAGGGTGCTCGCGGACGAGACGATCGTGCTTGCCGACGTCGGCGTCCACCACAACTGGCTGGTCCAGGAGCTGGAGTGTCGCCGGCCTGGCACGCTGCTTCAGTCCTGGGGGTTCGGCGGGATGGGCTTTGCCGTCTGTGGCGTGCTGGGGGCGAAGCTGGCCGCGCCCGAGCGTCCCGCCGTCTGCGTCGCGGGCGACGGGGGGTTCCTGATGGCGCCTCACATCCTGGCGACCGCGGTGGAGTACAACATCCCGGCTGTCTGGGTCATTTGGAACAACTACGGCTACGTTTCAATCCGTGACCTCCAGCTCGGGTTCTTTGGCGGTCGCGAGATCGCCACCACCTTCGCGCTCGAGGCGACCGGGGAGCTGTGTTCCCCCGACTTCGTCATGCTGGCCCGTGCGTTTGGCGCCGAAGGCGTCCGGGTGGAGAAGCCCGGCGACTTCGCGCCGGCCCTCGAGGCGGCGCTGGCCGCCGGGAAGCCGGCCGTACTCGACGTGCGGGTCGACCGCGAGGTGAGACCCCGGGCCACAGGTGGCTGGGAGCTGCCGCCTCTGCCGCCGGCCATGCCCGCGTTCCACCCCGAAGCTGGCTAG